The following coding sequences are from one Caloranaerobacter sp. TR13 window:
- a CDS encoding glycosyltransferase family 2 protein, whose amino-acid sequence MSIEKKIIAIIPVYNEVDKIYNTVISVKKVPLINKIIVVDDGSNDGTIEKVKDLDIDIIVLDKNYGKGHAIKVAIQNLDFDYLVLLDGDLGFSAIEVSKLIYPVIENKADFTIAKFGNNKKGGIGLVKKLAKFGVYFFTGKMIKASLSGQRVYKKEVIKDISYIPNNYGIEVAMTISALNKGYKLLEIDVDMSHRETGRDLSGFIHRGKQFIDILFTLFVMFFRR is encoded by the coding sequence ATGTCTATTGAAAAAAAAATAATAGCTATAATACCAGTTTACAATGAAGTAGATAAGATATATAACACAGTTATTAGTGTAAAAAAAGTACCATTAATTAATAAGATCATTGTAGTTGATGATGGTTCGAACGATGGTACAATTGAAAAAGTAAAAGATTTAGATATAGATATTATAGTACTTGATAAAAATTATGGTAAGGGGCATGCTATTAAAGTAGCTATTCAAAATTTAGACTTTGATTATCTTGTATTATTAGATGGAGATTTAGGGTTTTCTGCTATTGAGGTTTCTAAATTAATATATCCAGTAATTGAAAACAAAGCAGATTTTACAATAGCTAAGTTTGGTAATAATAAAAAGGGAGGAATTGGGTTAGTAAAAAAACTTGCAAAATTTGGGGTTTACTTTTTCACTGGTAAAATGATAAAAGCTTCATTATCTGGACAGAGAGTATATAAAAAAGAAGTAATAAAAGATATTTCATATATACCTAATAATTATGGAATTGAAGTAGCAATGACAATTAGTGCACTTAATAAAGGGTATAAACTGTTAGAAATAGATGTTGATATGTCACATAGAGAAACAGGTAGAGATTTAAGTGGTTTTATTCATAGAGGAAAGCAGTTTATAGATATTTTATTTACGTTATTTGTTATGTTTTTTAGAAGGTGA